Proteins encoded within one genomic window of Paracoccus sp. TOH:
- a CDS encoding ISKra4 family transposase, producing the protein MEVRIIVETTFENGTTKRHRLGRLSRPFRRTQPEGFGLLLEDAKTILGQLQSAILHDQIEEISEASRICPDCDGVRAIHDYRSRVLDTLFGRFEVKAPRIRRCACNAKSDVVLGGPLSPLAHFFPDRSTPELRRLQAELGARHSFREAVRILETFLPCAKQVNTSVRNRLGKVAREICDSEQNEPLVPSAAEEAPALTVFLDGAHIRCRPEYQKRHLDVVVGKIEGHDRCRRFGLVQQAVLSPASQLRQHLRALGWDHEQTVTVISDGEPALPNLVRNAVDGKVRHILDWWHISMRIQHVENAVKGLLQSRGFSGIPVLFKRPAETLRWYLWHGKVLTATTSLQWLIVDCTRLNTDDRMAAEAARRVQARCRDLYSYLANNMDSLTDYGRRYRTGFPISSSRAEGCVDDIGNTRMGKRRRMRWSPNGAHRVAVVRAAVLDGRLTGAYQRAAA; encoded by the coding sequence ATGGAAGTGCGGATTATTGTCGAGACGACCTTTGAGAACGGAACCACAAAGAGGCATCGTCTCGGCCGTTTGTCCCGCCCGTTTCGACGCACGCAGCCTGAGGGGTTCGGGTTGTTGCTCGAAGATGCGAAGACGATCCTGGGGCAATTGCAAAGTGCGATCCTGCACGACCAGATCGAGGAAATTTCCGAAGCCAGCCGGATCTGCCCGGACTGCGACGGGGTCCGGGCTATACATGATTATCGGTCGCGGGTGCTCGACACACTCTTCGGCAGGTTCGAGGTCAAAGCGCCGCGCATTCGGCGTTGCGCCTGCAATGCAAAATCCGATGTTGTCTTGGGCGGACCGCTTTCGCCTCTCGCTCACTTTTTCCCGGATCGATCGACCCCGGAACTGCGACGCCTTCAAGCCGAACTTGGAGCGCGTCATTCCTTTCGGGAAGCGGTGCGTATTCTGGAAACCTTTCTGCCTTGCGCGAAGCAGGTGAACACATCGGTGCGCAATCGACTGGGCAAAGTTGCCCGGGAAATCTGCGACAGCGAGCAGAATGAGCCGCTGGTTCCTTCAGCCGCCGAAGAGGCGCCTGCGCTGACGGTTTTCCTGGACGGTGCGCATATCCGATGCAGGCCGGAATATCAGAAGCGACACCTCGATGTTGTGGTCGGTAAAATTGAAGGCCACGATAGGTGCCGTCGCTTCGGCTTGGTGCAACAGGCGGTCCTGTCACCTGCCAGTCAGCTTCGCCAGCACTTGAGGGCTCTCGGTTGGGATCACGAACAAACCGTCACGGTAATTTCGGACGGGGAACCAGCCCTGCCAAACCTCGTCCGCAATGCCGTCGATGGAAAGGTCCGCCACATCCTCGACTGGTGGCATATCTCGATGCGTATTCAGCACGTCGAGAACGCCGTAAAAGGCCTGCTGCAGAGCAGGGGTTTCTCCGGCATTCCAGTGTTGTTCAAACGTCCGGCCGAAACACTGCGATGGTACCTTTGGCATGGGAAAGTTCTAACGGCCACGACCAGTCTGCAATGGTTGATCGTCGATTGCACGCGGCTGAATACAGATGATCGCATGGCGGCTGAAGCAGCCCGACGCGTGCAAGCCCGGTGCCGGGACCTCTATTCCTACCTTGCGAACAACATGGACAGCCTGACCGACTATGGTCGGCGGTACCGCACGGGTTTTCCGATTTCTTCATCCCGGGCAGAGGGCTGCGTGGACGACATCGGGAACACCCGCATGGGCAAGCGCCGCCGCATGAGATGGTCGCCCAATGGAGCCCACCGCGTGGCTGTTGTCCGCGCCGCCGTTCTCGACGGTCGGCTAACCGGAGCCTACCAAAGAGCAGCCGCATGA
- a CDS encoding PH domain-containing protein, translated as MSKDTSHRMHWWFFVDKLVPWMFAGALLAILLVMSGMVSDRFALPANLYSRIQISTVALIGIGAVSSVLISAIQWSCTRLTIDGDQLVYAKGVLNRTVAKIPIQEIASIDLHQTLFQRVMGTGDLVVDMRGASLLRMKLLDDPEGIQNSVLSLRRKPTISQ; from the coding sequence ATGAGTAAAGATACATCACACCGGATGCACTGGTGGTTCTTTGTCGATAAGCTCGTTCCGTGGATGTTCGCTGGCGCTCTGTTGGCTATCCTATTGGTCATGAGCGGCATGGTTTCGGATCGCTTTGCCCTACCCGCGAACCTTTACTCGCGAATCCAGATCAGCACCGTGGCATTGATCGGCATCGGCGCTGTCTCGTCGGTGTTGATCTCGGCAATTCAATGGTCCTGCACTCGCCTGACCATTGACGGAGACCAGCTGGTTTATGCGAAGGGCGTTCTCAACAGGACTGTGGCGAAGATCCCGATTCAGGAAATCGCCAGCATCGATCTGCATCAGACGCTGTTCCAGCGGGTCATGGGAACGGGTGATCTTGTGGTGGATATGCGCGGGGCATCGCTGCTGCGGATGAAGCTGCTCGATGATCCCGAGGGCATTCAGAATTCTGTTTTATCCCTGCGTCGAAAGCCGACTATAAGCCAATAG
- a CDS encoding ABC transporter substrate-binding protein: MLHKIGIAAVAGVIALVAGHAHGYQADPGGNSAPQAAQAATPRDAAAEDRAVDAVASIAGGALRVYQLPPQGRLQAMTALVERSVDWGFVLRNSVPPELVAVLNDNERRALAHSLLAVTAGGYVSAFQGYQGEQIDVVSVNTLGPGIVRVGTRLRGEKMDEAIAIDWVVAGLDQNRPALRDLIIDSNSMLASQQLVLGTLWDEVSQDKARFLQRMASPDPWGDGQ; this comes from the coding sequence GTGCTCCATAAAATCGGGATCGCTGCTGTCGCGGGCGTAATCGCTCTGGTTGCCGGTCATGCTCATGGCTATCAGGCCGATCCGGGCGGCAATTCGGCCCCACAAGCGGCTCAGGCGGCTACGCCGCGTGATGCCGCCGCCGAGGATCGCGCTGTGGACGCCGTGGCCTCCATCGCGGGGGGTGCGCTGCGCGTTTATCAGTTGCCGCCCCAGGGGCGGCTACAGGCGATGACGGCGCTGGTGGAGCGTTCGGTCGATTGGGGCTTTGTGCTTCGCAACAGCGTTCCTCCAGAGCTTGTGGCGGTGCTCAATGACAATGAGCGGCGGGCGCTGGCTCATTCTCTTCTGGCGGTGACGGCCGGAGGCTATGTGTCTGCGTTCCAAGGGTATCAGGGCGAGCAGATCGATGTGGTGAGTGTCAACACCCTCGGCCCAGGTATTGTGCGCGTCGGGACACGACTGCGGGGGGAAAAGATGGATGAGGCCATCGCCATAGATTGGGTCGTTGCTGGCCTCGACCAGAACCGGCCCGCACTGCGCGACCTCATTATCGATAGCAACTCAATGCTTGCGAGCCAGCAGCTCGTGCTGGGCACCCTGTGGGATGAGGTGTCCCAGGACAAGGCGAGGTTCTTGCAGCGTATGGCTTCACCAGATCCTTGGGGGGATGGGCAATGA
- a CDS encoding M23 family metallopeptidase, with amino-acid sequence MRRTLAALAVSTALALTAAPAVAQSISGGFDFEDFRVAVMGPESGRRYEILNLVTGKAAGAYQFMPQTLADLGYVSSATGVWDWDNVVFTAKSQAMGVSTINDFLTTESGRRLQDQAFDEFTLRNWRSLSASTKGQIGKVVNGVLVTEGGLLSGAHFLGAGGMNNFVSSGFTGANLSNLSTILAQNFPSQQTLERLDQYVMGRLVSGAAAHGGIAGASGYGGSAGGAGGSYTVDQVAQAAAENAGSVSGVCMTHPIMSTSGQRVSSPYGVDRTGRASAGWHQGLDLVNGVGRGDPIYAGVNGRVVVAGSGSGGNRVVIETSDGSQRFVFMHLDSVHRDVRQIGTVVTPDTQIGTMGDSGSPGAIHLHLGSLIEGSKLQGVGMESRIWESPGGWTGSKEKNPLTADQVASALPSSFYFVNPEPFLPNRVAFPAELASAYASQGISRPDGLTLANNCQVGSLTGMPMASTGGGVSASELGTNPMGHLADVGYAADMAMGEFRDAVLDLTKIAADEFTRAQLYSSSRSRPNAAWATMVSSTAGEHAQ; translated from the coding sequence ATGCGCCGCACCCTTGCCGCCCTTGCCGTTTCGACTGCGCTCGCGCTGACGGCTGCACCAGCCGTTGCGCAGAGCATTTCCGGGGGGTTCGATTTCGAGGATTTCAGGGTGGCGGTTATGGGGCCGGAATCCGGGCGTCGTTATGAGATCCTCAATCTTGTGACCGGCAAAGCAGCCGGGGCCTATCAGTTTATGCCCCAGACGCTGGCCGATCTGGGATATGTGTCCAGTGCGACAGGGGTTTGGGATTGGGATAATGTGGTCTTCACGGCCAAATCCCAGGCTATGGGCGTCAGCACGATCAACGATTTCCTGACAACCGAGTCCGGGCGGCGGTTGCAGGATCAGGCTTTCGATGAATTCACCCTTCGCAACTGGCGCTCTTTGAGTGCGTCAACCAAGGGGCAGATCGGGAAAGTCGTGAACGGGGTTCTTGTGACCGAGGGCGGGCTGCTTTCCGGTGCTCACTTCCTTGGTGCCGGGGGGATGAACAATTTCGTTAGTTCGGGCTTCACCGGCGCAAATCTCAGTAACCTGTCCACGATCCTCGCCCAAAACTTCCCGTCACAGCAGACGCTGGAACGGCTCGATCAGTATGTGATGGGGCGGTTGGTAAGTGGCGCTGCGGCGCATGGCGGTATCGCTGGCGCGTCAGGTTATGGTGGCAGTGCGGGTGGGGCGGGCGGTAGCTATACCGTGGATCAGGTGGCCCAGGCGGCGGCAGAGAACGCGGGAAGCGTGTCTGGCGTCTGCATGACGCACCCGATCATGTCCACAAGTGGTCAGCGGGTTTCGTCGCCCTATGGCGTCGATAGAACGGGCAGGGCGTCAGCTGGATGGCACCAAGGCTTGGACCTGGTGAATGGTGTCGGCCGAGGCGATCCCATCTATGCCGGTGTGAACGGGCGGGTTGTGGTCGCGGGTTCTGGTAGTGGAGGAAACCGCGTCGTCATCGAGACAAGCGACGGCTCGCAGCGGTTCGTCTTCATGCACCTGGATTCGGTCCATCGCGACGTGCGGCAGATCGGAACGGTTGTGACCCCTGACACCCAGATCGGGACGATGGGCGATAGTGGATCGCCTGGGGCAATTCACTTGCACCTGGGCAGTTTGATCGAGGGATCGAAGCTCCAAGGTGTCGGGATGGAGTCCCGTATCTGGGAATCGCCTGGCGGCTGGACTGGCTCAAAGGAGAAGAATCCGTTGACGGCCGATCAAGTGGCCTCGGCGTTGCCAAGCAGCTTCTATTTCGTCAACCCAGAACCGTTCTTGCCCAACCGTGTCGCCTTCCCGGCCGAGCTGGCTTCGGCTTATGCCTCGCAGGGTATTTCGCGCCCGGATGGGCTGACGTTGGCGAACAACTGCCAGGTCGGGAGCCTCACGGGTATGCCGATGGCAAGCACAGGCGGCGGGGTTTCTGCATCGGAGCTGGGAACGAACCCCATGGGACACTTGGCTGACGTTGGCTATGCGGCCGACATGGCCATGGGAGAGTTCCGAGATGCGGTTCTTGACCTCACCAAGATCGCGGCTGACGAGTTTACCAGGGCGCAGCTCTACAGCTCTAGCCGGTCCCGGCCGAATGCGGCCTGGGCAACAATGGTGTCATCTACAGCGGGAGAACATGCACAATGA